From Xenopus laevis strain J_2021 chromosome 7L, Xenopus_laevis_v10.1, whole genome shotgun sequence, one genomic window encodes:
- the hes3.L gene encoding transcription factor HES-3 isoform X2: MGTHSEPREDSTPISLRKVSKPLMEKKRRARINVSLEQLKGLLEKHYSQNIRKRKLEKADILELTVKYLKTLQSSIHGTQLYRSAEYQAGFRNCLNGVNQFLLRADESSQVAHLTQDIARALPAVNASHFSTKDSASPPANSAPYTQTLAGNMGNSLATKRRIAPSDCQLPTHRPSGHSAVQSHVLMAPISHGAVSQDVWRPW, translated from the exons ATGGGGACACATTCCGAACCTCGAGAAGACTCTACCCCGATCAGCCTGAGAAAG GTATCGAAACCTCTGatggaaaagaaaagaagagcGAGGATCAATGTCTCTCTGGAGCAGCTTAAAGGCCTTCTAGAAAAGCActattcccaaaat ATTCGGAAGAGAAAGCTGGAGAAAGCAGATATTCTTGAACTGActgtaaaatatctgaaaaccctTCAGAGTTCTATTCACG GAACTCAACTGTACAGAAGTGCTGAGTACCAAGCTGGATTCCGAAACTGCCTTAATGGAGTCAATCAATTCCTGCTGAGAGCGGACGAGTCCAGCCAAGTCGCCCACCTGACTCAAGACATCGCCCGAGCATTGCCGGCAGTAAACGCTTCTCATTTCAGCACTAAGGACAGCGCCTCACCTCCTGCCAACAGCGCTCCCTACACGCAGACTTTGGCTGGAAATATGGGCAATTCCCTAGCGACTAAACGCAGAATTGCACCCTCTGACTGTCAGCTCCCCACTCACCGACCCTCAGGACATTCAGCAGTTCAGAGCCATGTGCTGATGGCACCTATTAGCCACGGAGCTGTTAGCCAAGACGTGTGGAGACCATGGTGA
- the hes3.L gene encoding transcription factor HES-3 isoform X1, which translates to MGTHSEPREDSTPISLRKVSKPLMEKKRRARINVSLEQLKGLLEKHYSQNIRKRKLEKADILELTVKYLKTLQSSIHAGTQLYRSAEYQAGFRNCLNGVNQFLLRADESSQVAHLTQDIARALPAVNASHFSTKDSASPPANSAPYTQTLAGNMGNSLATKRRIAPSDCQLPTHRPSGHSAVQSHVLMAPISHGAVSQDVWRPW; encoded by the exons ATGGGGACACATTCCGAACCTCGAGAAGACTCTACCCCGATCAGCCTGAGAAAG GTATCGAAACCTCTGatggaaaagaaaagaagagcGAGGATCAATGTCTCTCTGGAGCAGCTTAAAGGCCTTCTAGAAAAGCActattcccaaaat ATTCGGAAGAGAAAGCTGGAGAAAGCAGATATTCTTGAACTGActgtaaaatatctgaaaaccctTCAGAGTTCTATTCACG CAGGAACTCAACTGTACAGAAGTGCTGAGTACCAAGCTGGATTCCGAAACTGCCTTAATGGAGTCAATCAATTCCTGCTGAGAGCGGACGAGTCCAGCCAAGTCGCCCACCTGACTCAAGACATCGCCCGAGCATTGCCGGCAGTAAACGCTTCTCATTTCAGCACTAAGGACAGCGCCTCACCTCCTGCCAACAGCGCTCCCTACACGCAGACTTTGGCTGGAAATATGGGCAATTCCCTAGCGACTAAACGCAGAATTGCACCCTCTGACTGTCAGCTCCCCACTCACCGACCCTCAGGACATTCAGCAGTTCAGAGCCATGTGCTGATGGCACCTATTAGCCACGGAGCTGTTAGCCAAGACGTGTGGAGACCATGGTGA